The proteins below are encoded in one region of Longimicrobium sp.:
- a CDS encoding major capsid protein, with protein MDPLADFQGDLDRLADLTDEELSALESRLVEAFDAADSGGDDAAAGQLADALDSVRNEIGQRSDAPPAEPVAAAADTATTDPAPTSQESTPVTASTVVNDVEPEVPEGRAPVVSSTSAVVAGANLGGYDSGQVIPDLNRMSKAMADRISTLGRVGGADGEQVLVASIRSNIPDDRFLKYGDAMGNREKIDAATNLDAITAAGGCCAPLDTRYDLFGIGDTVRPVKASLAGFGADRGGIRFFEGPTLDQIGAAVGFWTCADDAAVDADDEATWKVCARVNCPDESEALVQAVTLCLTFGVMQSRVFPEMVTANNKLALVAQARLSESALLSQIRAQSKKVTGGTVEAGLGFLRTLLDTADRAIAYYRDRHRIAANVPLSARFPVWMIQAIDADMVRQPPSTAQMADNFGMSVDEIESFFRDRNVNVAWTLDSHVPGTNGGGFYGNVADGGVLPAFPETVQWSLSIEGSFLFLDGGQLDLGIVRDSTLVRTNDYQTFTETFESAVRTGGEALWVTTPVATTGRYAGPITYPAV; from the coding sequence ATGGACCCCCTCGCCGACTTCCAGGGAGACCTGGACCGTCTGGCCGACCTCACCGACGAAGAACTCTCCGCCCTGGAGAGCCGTCTGGTCGAGGCGTTCGACGCTGCCGACTCCGGCGGTGACGACGCAGCTGCTGGTCAGCTGGCCGACGCTCTGGACTCCGTCCGCAACGAGATCGGGCAGCGCTCCGACGCTCCGCCCGCCGAGCCGGTGGCTGCTGCCGCCGACACCGCCACCACCGACCCCGCCCCGACCAGCCAGGAGAGCACCCCCGTGACCGCTTCCACCGTCGTCAACGACGTCGAGCCCGAGGTCCCGGAGGGCCGGGCTCCCGTCGTCTCCAGCACCAGCGCTGTTGTCGCTGGCGCGAACCTGGGCGGGTACGACTCCGGCCAGGTCATCCCAGACCTGAACCGCATGTCCAAGGCGATGGCCGACCGCATCTCCACCCTGGGCCGCGTCGGCGGTGCCGACGGGGAGCAGGTGCTGGTGGCCTCGATCCGCAGCAACATCCCCGACGACCGCTTCCTGAAGTACGGGGACGCGATGGGGAACCGCGAGAAGATCGACGCCGCGACCAACCTGGACGCCATCACGGCGGCCGGTGGCTGCTGCGCCCCGCTGGACACCCGCTACGACCTGTTCGGCATCGGCGACACCGTCCGGCCGGTCAAGGCCAGCCTGGCGGGCTTCGGCGCTGACCGGGGCGGCATCCGCTTCTTCGAGGGTCCGACCCTGGACCAGATCGGCGCGGCTGTCGGCTTCTGGACCTGCGCCGACGACGCGGCCGTGGACGCCGACGACGAGGCGACCTGGAAGGTCTGCGCCCGTGTCAACTGCCCCGACGAGTCCGAGGCCCTGGTCCAGGCGGTCACGCTCTGCCTGACCTTCGGCGTCATGCAGTCCCGGGTCTTCCCGGAGATGGTCACGGCCAACAACAAGCTGGCCCTGGTCGCCCAGGCCCGCCTGTCGGAGTCGGCGCTGCTCTCCCAGATCCGCGCGCAGTCCAAGAAGGTCACCGGCGGCACCGTGGAGGCCGGTCTCGGCTTCCTGCGCACGCTGCTGGACACCGCTGACCGGGCCATCGCCTACTACCGCGACCGGCACCGCATCGCGGCGAACGTGCCGCTCAGCGCCCGCTTCCCGGTCTGGATGATCCAGGCGATCGACGCCGACATGGTCCGGCAGCCGCCCTCGACCGCGCAGATGGCCGACAACTTCGGCATGAGCGTGGACGAGATCGAGTCCTTCTTCCGGGACCGCAACGTCAACGTCGCCTGGACCTTGGACTCCCACGTCCCGGGCACCAACGGCGGTGGCTTCTACGGCAACGTCGCGGACGGCGGGGTCCTCCCGGCCTTCCCGGAGACCGTGCAGTGGTCGCTCTCCATCGAGGGCAGCTTCCTGTTCCTCGACGGCGGCCAGCTGGACCTCGGCATCGTCCGCGACAGCACGCTGGTCCGGACCAACGACTACCAGACCTTCACGGAGACCTTCGAGTCGGCCGTCCGGACCGGTGGTGAGGCCCTGTGGGTCACCACGCCGGTGGCCACCACGGGTCGCTACGCCGGGCCCATCACCTACCCGGCCGTCTGA
- a CDS encoding zeta toxin family protein, translated as MLTAAKWQDWLHPRGKDGRFIEKQSFVNVFASENALLSDRTAVRRRAKISDLRPEGAYVAYQDVEGNPIPSDDAAGFPALIPVEQLSTKVSTAPKALAHLQPGESARKEVQDALVPAMSQDDYDVKIAEINAQIHEKHPEQAAIVSTGQGAITDAEMESHLGFIAEVHSQYLEGEGLGYDSAFKDSFGLWSEEWQQIFDAVVDEVYDEVTVNQSKPKNRRAIMLGGLPGAGKSSTLDAMAQSGSFRKDEWITINPDLFKDKMFERGLHPDIEGLAPAETASFVHAASSEMSYMLEQLLSVEGYNLIFDITMGGTARAGQKPNYEQVTDHLGNWDYVVDGVFVDVDPGTSRERVALRHQQGLDALRTGRSRRPDDPEIVNGGRVVPDSVIADNILDENDPDAQRYNSANARNFDQMKATFVRWAEWDNTGKKPVFIGGSGTGPDDTEGTPGFYPEEQAA; from the coding sequence GTGCTGACAGCCGCCAAGTGGCAGGACTGGCTGCACCCGCGCGGCAAGGACGGGCGCTTCATCGAGAAGCAGAGCTTCGTCAACGTCTTCGCCAGCGAGAACGCGCTGCTGTCCGACCGCACTGCGGTGCGCCGCCGGGCCAAGATCAGCGACCTCCGTCCCGAGGGTGCCTACGTCGCCTACCAGGACGTGGAGGGCAACCCGATCCCGTCCGACGACGCGGCTGGCTTCCCCGCGCTGATCCCGGTCGAGCAGCTGTCCACGAAGGTCTCCACCGCGCCCAAGGCGCTGGCCCACCTCCAGCCCGGCGAGTCCGCGCGCAAGGAGGTCCAGGACGCCCTGGTCCCGGCGATGAGCCAGGACGACTACGACGTGAAGATCGCCGAGATCAACGCCCAGATCCACGAGAAGCACCCCGAGCAGGCGGCGATCGTGTCAACCGGCCAGGGGGCCATCACCGACGCCGAGATGGAGAGCCACCTGGGCTTCATCGCCGAGGTGCACAGCCAGTACCTGGAGGGCGAGGGCCTGGGCTACGACTCGGCCTTCAAGGACAGCTTCGGCCTGTGGTCGGAGGAGTGGCAGCAGATCTTCGACGCGGTCGTGGACGAGGTCTACGACGAGGTCACGGTCAACCAGTCCAAGCCGAAGAACCGCCGCGCCATCATGCTCGGCGGGCTGCCGGGGGCCGGGAAGTCCTCCACCCTGGATGCGATGGCGCAGAGCGGGTCCTTCCGCAAGGACGAGTGGATCACGATCAACCCGGACCTGTTCAAGGACAAGATGTTCGAGCGGGGGCTGCACCCGGACATCGAGGGCCTGGCCCCGGCCGAGACGGCCAGCTTCGTGCACGCCGCCAGCTCCGAGATGAGCTACATGCTGGAGCAGCTGCTGAGCGTCGAGGGCTACAACCTGATCTTCGACATCACGATGGGCGGCACGGCGCGCGCCGGGCAGAAGCCGAACTACGAGCAGGTCACCGACCACCTGGGCAACTGGGACTACGTCGTGGACGGCGTCTTCGTGGACGTGGACCCGGGCACCTCCCGGGAGCGGGTGGCGCTGCGCCACCAGCAGGGCCTGGACGCACTGCGCACGGGGCGCTCCCGGCGGCCGGACGATCCCGAGATCGTCAACGGCGGCCGGGTCGTGCCGGACTCCGTCATCGCGGACAACATCCTGGACGAGAACGACCCCGACGCCCAGCGCTACAACTCGGCGAACGCCCGGAACTTCGACCAGATGAAGGCCACGTTCGTGCGGTGGGCGGAATGGGACAACACCGGCAAGAAGCCGGTCTTCATCGGCGGCAGTGGCACTGGTCCCGATGACACCGAGGGCACCCCCGGCTTCTATCCCGAGGAGCAGGCCGCATGA